A window of Lentibacillus sp. Marseille-P4043 contains these coding sequences:
- a CDS encoding dipeptidase: protein MSEKVINYLTENRDSLLEKLNQFLSIPSVSTDSVHKKDIKEAANFLETYLHDIGFDKVEQQETGGHPLVFAEYNQAGSDAPTVLFYGHYDVQPVDPIDQWKSDPFKPEVRDGRLYARGSSDDKGQVFMHLAVFEAYMKTEGKLPVNVKVCIEGEEEIGSENLYEILHDKKELFNADFAVISDSGMIAENQPTILYGLKGFTGIEITVSGPDHDLHSGMYGGAVRNPIMALNHILASMKNEEEVITVDGFYDDVEPLTDEERELIKQVQGEDYKASTGAPQTVSEKGYTAKEHTMARPTFEINGIYGGYQGEGTKTIIPSSATAKITCRLVPGQNPEKIQSLLEEHIQKNAPSGVTVEVKKEKLSAKAYKVEPNHPLIEKAATSYTKAFGKETVYVRMGGSIPVVEWIEAIYDIPIVLLGFGTPDDRLHSPNESFPLDSFDKGLETLAHYWDEVHTK from the coding sequence ATGAGCGAAAAAGTAATTAACTACCTGACAGAAAATCGTGATTCATTATTAGAAAAGTTAAATCAGTTTTTGTCGATTCCAAGTGTCAGCACGGATAGTGTACATAAAAAAGATATTAAAGAAGCAGCAAATTTTTTAGAAACATATTTACATGATATTGGTTTTGATAAAGTGGAACAGCAGGAAACGGGAGGGCATCCATTAGTATTTGCCGAATATAATCAGGCAGGGTCTGACGCTCCAACGGTATTGTTTTACGGCCATTACGATGTACAGCCGGTTGATCCGATTGACCAATGGAAAAGTGATCCGTTTAAACCAGAAGTACGTGATGGTCGACTTTATGCGCGTGGTTCCAGCGATGACAAAGGCCAGGTATTTATGCATCTTGCGGTGTTCGAAGCATATATGAAAACAGAGGGAAAACTACCTGTTAATGTCAAAGTTTGTATTGAGGGTGAAGAAGAAATTGGCAGTGAAAATTTATATGAAATTCTTCATGACAAAAAAGAATTATTTAATGCCGATTTTGCTGTTATTTCTGATTCAGGTATGATTGCCGAGAATCAGCCGACAATACTTTATGGTTTGAAAGGGTTTACTGGTATTGAAATTACTGTATCAGGACCTGATCACGACTTACACTCCGGTATGTATGGTGGAGCGGTACGAAATCCGATCATGGCATTGAATCATATTTTAGCATCTATGAAAAATGAAGAGGAAGTCATTACGGTCGATGGCTTTTATGATGATGTTGAACCTTTAACAGATGAAGAACGCGAATTAATAAAACAGGTACAAGGGGAGGATTACAAAGCATCAACTGGTGCACCCCAAACCGTATCGGAAAAAGGGTATACAGCAAAAGAACATACAATGGCACGCCCTACTTTTGAAATTAATGGAATTTACGGTGGCTATCAAGGAGAAGGAACGAAGACGATCATCCCGTCATCAGCAACTGCAAAAATTACCTGCCGTCTTGTACCTGGACAAAATCCAGAAAAAATTCAAAGCTTGCTTGAGGAGCACATTCAAAAGAATGCACCATCAGGCGTTACGGTAGAAGTGAAAAAAGAAAAACTATCAGCTAAAGCGTACAAAGTTGAGCCAAATCATCCACTGATTGAAAAGGCGGCAACGAGCTATACGAAGGCTTTTGGAAAAGAAACCGTTTATGTCAGAATGGGTGGATCAATTCCAGTCGTCGAATGGATCGAAGCAATATATGACATCCCAATCGTACTTTTAGGGTTTGGTACACCAGACGACCGTTTGCATTCACCAAATGAGAGCTTTCCATTAGACAGCTTTGATAAAGGGCTGGAAACATTGGCGCATTATTGGGATGAGGTTCATACAAAATAA
- a CDS encoding bifunctional cystathionine gamma-lyase/homocysteine desulfhydrase yields the protein MRAKTKMIHGGITGDEQTGAVSVPIYQVSTYKQDSVGNHRGYEYSRTGNPTRHALETVIANLENGEAGFAFGSGMAAISSVMMLLDADDHILMTDDVYGGTYRLMTSVLNRFHLDHSYVDTSYPDKVEAAIKDNTKALYVETPTNPLLKITDIQKMAEIAKKHDLLLIVDNTFATPYWQQPLDLGADIVLHSATKYIGGHSDVVAGLVVVNSTDLAERLHFIQNSVGGVLGPQDSWLLMRGIKTLALRMEAIEANTKDIVAFLQGHEKVSTIYYPGLADHRGHDIATKQATGFGGMISFDVGNGERAEQVLERTNYFTLAESLGAVESLISLPAKMTHASIPADRRAELGITDGLIRVSVGIEDSADLIEDLQNALK from the coding sequence ATGCGCGCAAAAACAAAAATGATTCATGGCGGAATAACTGGTGATGAACAAACAGGTGCGGTTTCGGTACCGATTTATCAAGTGAGTACTTATAAACAAGATTCGGTAGGAAACCATCGTGGGTATGAATACTCCCGAACCGGCAACCCAACACGACACGCATTAGAGACGGTTATTGCTAATTTGGAAAATGGGGAAGCGGGGTTTGCATTTGGCTCCGGTATGGCGGCAATCAGCTCTGTGATGATGTTACTTGATGCAGACGATCACATTTTAATGACCGATGATGTGTATGGTGGAACGTATCGGTTAATGACAAGTGTCTTAAATCGATTCCATTTGGATCACTCATATGTCGATACGAGTTATCCAGATAAAGTGGAAGCGGCAATTAAAGATAACACCAAAGCATTATATGTGGAGACACCAACAAACCCATTATTGAAAATAACCGATATTCAAAAGATGGCAGAGATCGCCAAGAAGCATGATTTGTTGTTAATTGTCGATAACACGTTTGCGACGCCATATTGGCAGCAACCATTAGACCTTGGTGCAGATATTGTCTTGCATAGTGCAACAAAGTATATTGGGGGCCATAGTGATGTCGTGGCCGGGCTTGTTGTGGTTAATTCCACAGATTTAGCTGAACGACTTCATTTCATCCAAAATTCAGTTGGTGGCGTGCTAGGACCACAAGATTCTTGGTTACTAATGCGAGGAATTAAAACACTTGCATTGCGAATGGAAGCAATTGAAGCAAATACGAAGGATATTGTCGCGTTTTTACAAGGGCATGAAAAGGTGTCAACAATTTATTACCCAGGCCTAGCGGATCATCGAGGACATGATATTGCTACGAAACAAGCAACAGGTTTCGGCGGGATGATATCCTTTGACGTTGGTAATGGAGAACGGGCTGAACAAGTGTTAGAACGTACGAATTATTTTACACTAGCGGAAAGTCTCGGTGCGGTAGAAAGCCTAATCTCCTTACCGGCAAAAATGACCCACGCATCGATTCCTGCTGACAGAAGAGCTGAACTTGGAATCACCGATGGATTAATCCGCGTTTCTGTTGGGATTGAAGATAGTGCCGATTTAATTGAAGACTTGCAGAACGCATTGAAATAA
- a CDS encoding PLP-dependent cysteine synthase family protein yields MAIYHSIKELIGETPLLELTKFPLPKGVRLYAKLEFYNPGGSVKDRLGQELVHDALATGALTEGGTIIEPTAGNTGIGLALAALDKNLSVIFCVPEHFSQEKQMIMQALGAKIVHTPRDAGMVGAIEKTEQLLTEIPNSFSPKQFANSANPRTYYQTLGPEIWNDLNGEVDVFVAGAGSGGTFMGTTRYLKEENPRVRAAIVEPEGSIISGGEPGPHETEGIGMEFLPEFIDKSYIDAIYTVSDKNAFEMVEELAKKEGLLVGSSSGSAMYAALQEAKKAKAGTTIVTVFPDGSDRYLSKNIYPAVE; encoded by the coding sequence ATGGCGATATATCATTCAATCAAGGAACTAATTGGCGAGACACCATTGTTGGAGCTAACGAAATTCCCGCTACCTAAAGGGGTACGCTTATATGCAAAGCTTGAATTTTATAATCCAGGTGGAAGCGTTAAGGATCGACTTGGTCAAGAATTAGTCCATGATGCATTGGCAACTGGTGCACTAACAGAAGGTGGTACCATCATTGAGCCTACTGCTGGTAATACAGGAATTGGATTGGCACTCGCTGCACTAGATAAAAATCTTTCGGTCATTTTTTGTGTGCCGGAACACTTCAGCCAAGAAAAACAAATGATCATGCAAGCGCTAGGTGCGAAAATCGTTCATACACCAAGAGATGCTGGGATGGTAGGGGCGATCGAAAAAACCGAGCAATTATTGACGGAAATTCCAAATAGTTTCTCCCCTAAACAATTCGCCAATTCAGCAAATCCCAGAACGTATTATCAAACACTTGGTCCGGAAATTTGGAATGATTTAAATGGTGAAGTGGATGTGTTTGTTGCTGGTGCTGGGTCAGGTGGAACGTTTATGGGGACGACGAGATATTTGAAAGAAGAAAATCCCCGAGTTAGAGCCGCAATTGTGGAACCAGAGGGATCGATCATTTCCGGTGGTGAGCCTGGACCACATGAGACGGAAGGAATTGGCATGGAATTTTTACCAGAGTTTATTGATAAATCTTATATAGATGCTATTTATACTGTTTCAGATAAAAATGCATTTGAAATGGTGGAGGAACTTGCTAAAAAAGAAGGATTACTTGTTGGAAGCTCATCTGGATCGGCAATGTATGCGGCTTTACAAGAAGCCAAAAAGGCCAAGGCTGGTACAACAATTGTTACTGTTTTTCCAGATGGAAGTGACCGATACTTAAGTAAAAATATCTATCCTGCTGTTGAGTAG
- a CDS encoding S-ribosylhomocysteine lyase — MTKKMNVESFNLDHTKVKAPYVRLVGVTEGGNGDKVYKYDIRFKQPNKEHMEMPGLHSIEHLMAENIRNHMDNVLDIGPMGCQTGFYLQILNNDNYDEVLDTLERTLQDVLEANEVPACNEVQCGWAASHSLEGAKEIANEMLAHRDEWQQVFAE; from the coding sequence ATGACAAAGAAAATGAATGTAGAAAGTTTTAATTTGGATCACACAAAAGTTAAAGCACCATATGTAAGGTTAGTGGGAGTTACAGAAGGCGGAAATGGCGATAAAGTATATAAATATGATATTCGTTTCAAACAGCCAAACAAAGAACATATGGAAATGCCCGGTTTGCATTCCATTGAACATTTAATGGCAGAAAATATTCGTAATCACATGGATAACGTTTTGGATATTGGTCCAATGGGTTGCCAAACAGGATTTTATTTACAGATTTTAAACAATGATAACTATGATGAAGTATTAGATACATTGGAAAGAACGCTTCAAGATGTGCTAGAGGCAAACGAAGTACCCGCGTGTAATGAGGTGCAATGTGGATGGGCCGCCAGTCATAGCCTAGAAGGTGCCAAGGAAATAGCCAACGAAATGTTAGCTCATCGCGATGAATGGCAACAAGTTTTTGCAGAATAA
- a CDS encoding class I SAM-dependent DNA methyltransferase — protein MGREFIDLFEGWAETYDDSVKGLDPEYQAVFAHYDTILDEVVTHSNGTVLEFGVGTGNLSEKLMKAGNQVIGIEPSQAMRDLAKQKLPKLQLQDGDFIDFPPLAAHVETIVSSYAFHHLTDTEKRTAVEQFDKILTKNGKVVFADTMFETEAVKEQMIADAVKEGYYELAEDLKREYYPTIDVLKQIFVENNFAITCKQMNDFVWLIIAEK, from the coding sequence ATGGGACGCGAATTTATTGATTTATTTGAAGGATGGGCAGAGACCTATGATGATAGTGTGAAAGGACTTGATCCTGAATATCAAGCAGTTTTTGCCCATTATGATACAATATTAGATGAAGTTGTAACCCATTCCAATGGAACTGTGCTGGAATTTGGGGTCGGGACAGGTAACTTATCGGAGAAGTTAATGAAAGCTGGTAACCAAGTTATTGGAATTGAACCATCACAGGCAATGCGCGATTTAGCAAAACAAAAATTACCAAAACTGCAGTTGCAGGATGGCGATTTCATTGATTTTCCACCTTTAGCAGCACATGTCGAGACAATAGTCAGCAGTTATGCCTTTCATCATTTGACAGACACTGAAAAAAGAACAGCTGTAGAACAATTTGATAAGATACTTACGAAAAATGGAAAAGTTGTTTTTGCCGATACGATGTTTGAGACAGAAGCAGTAAAGGAACAGATGATAGCAGACGCTGTTAAAGAGGGCTATTATGAGTTAGCGGAAGACCTGAAACGAGAATATTATCCAACCATAGATGTATTAAAACAGATTTTTGTAGAAAATAATTTTGCGATAACATGTAAACAAATGAATGATTTTGTTTGGCTAATCATAGCTGAAAAATAA
- a CDS encoding YhcN/YlaJ family sporulation lipoprotein has product MKWKLLSVGLATVFTLVGCQGNDTNDDNQPNDNGDNNVENTRYNNTADNQDNGQTLRNAENADRDRGDMDRNRDNNRDNNNNRYEVADKAADKITDQIDVIDNAYVLTTDNNAYVAAGLDNNGDNDMNNRADNNGNDNGINQNGVNNNGNNDNGDELTDDVKRKITDIVKSVDGDIDNVYVSTNPDFLDLANNYADDADNGEPVEGFFDQIGNMIERVFPQDNK; this is encoded by the coding sequence ATGAAATGGAAACTATTGAGTGTTGGCTTGGCTACCGTGTTTACTCTTGTTGGCTGTCAAGGAAATGACACGAATGATGATAATCAGCCAAATGACAATGGAGATAATAATGTAGAAAATACCCGTTATAATAATACAGCAGACAATCAAGATAACGGGCAAACGTTACGAAATGCGGAAAATGCTGATCGAGACCGTGGGGATATGGACCGCAATCGCGATAATAACCGTGACAATAATAACAATCGGTATGAAGTAGCTGATAAAGCAGCTGACAAAATAACAGACCAGATTGATGTAATTGACAATGCATATGTTTTGACGACAGATAACAATGCATATGTTGCTGCAGGGTTAGACAATAACGGTGATAACGACATGAATAACCGTGCTGACAACAATGGTAACGATAATGGTATTAATCAAAATGGCGTTAATAACAATGGAAATAATGACAATGGTGATGAATTGACAGACGATGTAAAACGAAAAATTACCGATATTGTCAAATCCGTTGATGGAGATATTGACAATGTTTACGTCTCAACCAACCCCGATTTCCTTGACCTAGCAAATAATTACGCAGATGATGCAGATAATGGTGAACCTGTAGAAGGATTCTTTGATCAAATTGGCAATATGATTGAACGCGTATTTCCACAAGACAATAAATAA
- a CDS encoding YhdB family protein: MDIPDYDKALFYSLWGQWDDLLVLMVRTNDDMLSKKIQNFLYAYHYSLDQTKILELHDELLYYIDHAMNHIPAAVMEV; encoded by the coding sequence ATGGATATTCCAGATTATGATAAAGCATTATTTTACTCATTGTGGGGCCAATGGGATGATTTATTAGTGTTGATGGTACGAACAAACGATGATATGCTCTCGAAAAAAATCCAAAACTTTTTGTATGCTTACCATTATTCACTTGACCAAACAAAAATTCTAGAGTTGCATGATGAATTGCTTTACTACATTGATCATGCCATGAACCATATACCAGCTGCCGTAATGGAAGTTTAA
- a CDS encoding anti-sigma factor domain-containing protein — protein sequence MKKGIVMEKHRKYTIVMTENGLFSKVKPVRDAVIGAEVSCELMNENKRYLFIFRPKQKVKNSLRVVAMACLLLLFVLPFYFISGSNKTYAYVNIDINPNVELEIDDRLHVQAIKPLNDDASLIIDKLPKYKNQPLEKVVTSIIDNSEKSGLIKNGKNAIVGVSYVNNSDISILDTLDRYFTSHKADWNIATFLVPKAVRKTAEEQNKSMNELMAKELDEEDSQHPETDEKLNNTERAMINSFYNNKEQKQHDLEQKTEANEPKTTNEGSQKIQHPNDSKTKNGNVHSHNEQKIKTNQHRNKGKSSNHRAEPKHKPHNGNNGNHGNSGNRGNHRNNGDHGNNGNHGNRGNNENHSNNSKHKGNDNQGNKHKHNNNHNRDNHRKQKHNEGHRPNHNHGNENGRGHQK from the coding sequence TTGAAAAAAGGGATAGTGATGGAAAAACATCGTAAATATACAATTGTCATGACGGAAAATGGTCTGTTTTCAAAGGTGAAACCAGTAAGAGATGCTGTTATAGGAGCAGAGGTTTCGTGTGAATTAATGAATGAGAACAAACGCTATTTATTTATTTTTCGTCCTAAACAGAAAGTGAAAAATTCTCTTCGTGTGGTTGCGATGGCTTGTTTATTGTTGCTATTTGTATTGCCATTTTATTTTATTTCAGGCAGCAATAAAACATATGCCTATGTAAATATTGATATCAATCCAAATGTGGAATTGGAAATTGATGATCGGTTGCATGTTCAAGCAATTAAACCACTCAATGACGATGCGTCGTTAATTATTGATAAGTTACCGAAATATAAAAATCAACCACTGGAAAAAGTAGTAACGTCTATTATCGACAACAGTGAAAAGTCTGGATTAATTAAAAATGGAAAAAACGCGATTGTTGGGGTTAGCTACGTTAACAACAGCGACATTTCCATTTTGGATACATTAGATCGTTACTTTACGAGTCATAAAGCGGACTGGAATATTGCCACTTTTTTAGTGCCGAAAGCAGTAAGAAAAACAGCTGAAGAGCAAAATAAGTCGATGAATGAATTAATGGCTAAAGAACTAGACGAAGAAGATTCCCAACATCCCGAAACAGATGAAAAGTTAAACAATACGGAAAGAGCAATGATTAATTCCTTTTATAATAATAAAGAGCAAAAGCAGCATGACCTAGAACAAAAAACGGAAGCGAATGAACCAAAGACAACGAATGAAGGTAGTCAAAAAATTCAGCATCCCAATGACTCAAAAACTAAAAATGGCAATGTACATTCGCACAATGAGCAAAAAATAAAAACGAATCAACACCGCAATAAAGGTAAGTCATCTAATCATCGAGCTGAACCAAAACATAAACCACATAACGGAAATAATGGAAATCATGGGAATAGCGGAAATCGTGGAAATCACAGAAACAACGGAGATCATGGGAACAACGGAAATCACGGAAATCGCGGAAATAATGAAAATCATAGCAATAATAGTAAACACAAAGGAAATGATAACCAGGGAAATAAACACAAACATAATAACAATCACAATCGGGACAATCACAGAAAGCAAAAACATAACGAAGGTCATCGACCAAACCATAACCATGGAAATGAAAATGGAAGAGGCCATCAAAAGTAA
- the sigI gene encoding RNA polymerase sigma factor SigI encodes MIQNQSLKEKSLEEMIVSIQQGDKVAQNYLLKTYQPFIAKCVSEVCKRYIDPKKDDEFSIGLAAFNEAIMTYSADRGSSFLSFAKLVVKRKVIDYIRFMQKTPVSASLDENYDEEQMENASEIVAVKEIYQQQQEAWFRREEIAEFKEKLSEYKLTLTELTEVSPKHRDARDSAVRTARILYHDPELKAFVERKKKLPIKDLMKKVDVSKKTLERNRKYILAIFIVLNEDFIYLKDYLKGVGN; translated from the coding sequence TTGATTCAAAACCAGTCATTAAAAGAAAAATCCCTTGAAGAAATGATCGTTTCCATTCAGCAAGGGGACAAAGTCGCGCAAAATTATCTTTTAAAAACGTACCAGCCTTTTATAGCTAAATGTGTTTCGGAAGTTTGTAAACGGTATATTGATCCGAAAAAGGATGATGAATTTAGTATTGGTCTTGCAGCGTTTAATGAAGCTATTATGACGTATTCGGCAGACAGGGGAAGTTCTTTCTTATCGTTTGCTAAACTTGTCGTCAAGCGTAAAGTAATTGATTATATTCGTTTTATGCAAAAAACGCCAGTGTCCGCTTCTTTAGATGAAAACTATGATGAGGAGCAGATGGAGAACGCAAGCGAAATTGTTGCAGTAAAAGAAATATATCAACAACAACAGGAAGCCTGGTTTCGTCGCGAGGAAATTGCTGAGTTCAAAGAAAAGTTGTCGGAGTATAAATTAACCCTAACAGAATTAACAGAGGTCTCTCCAAAACATAGAGACGCCAGGGATTCTGCAGTTCGTACGGCAAGAATCCTATACCATGATCCCGAATTGAAAGCTTTTGTTGAACGAAAGAAAAAACTCCCAATCAAAGATCTAATGAAAAAAGTTGATGTTAGTAAAAAAACACTGGAACGAAATCGAAAATACATTTTAGCAATTTTCATCGTATTGAATGAAGATTTCATTTATCTAAAGGATTATTTGAAGGGGGTGGGTAATTGA
- a CDS encoding S1C family serine protease yields the protein MNHREQNDRDGLDDDLYEEIEEDELLELVEKERVKALKRAQEEKNAKPKHPFPKWAFWLIAFVMVFNVVALLPKTFSIPAIDFLLTSAKLSTQDNISDYKQSIVVVETGESKGTGFAISADGTILTNHHVIEGEESVTVTFPDDGFFKAEVVADYPDVDLAVLQTDGKDLPHLDLAQETTFKPNESIYFIGNPLRFHGIANKGTIIGYTQLDDWDEQVVMMKAPVYRGNSGSPVINEQGNVIGVVFATLDDKTHGKVGLFIPIDYFYEADE from the coding sequence ATGAATCATAGGGAACAGAATGACCGTGATGGGCTTGACGATGATTTGTATGAAGAAATAGAGGAAGATGAGCTACTCGAGCTAGTTGAAAAAGAGCGGGTAAAGGCTTTGAAACGCGCACAGGAAGAAAAGAACGCGAAACCAAAACACCCATTTCCAAAGTGGGCGTTTTGGTTGATTGCGTTTGTTATGGTCTTCAATGTTGTAGCCTTACTACCAAAAACATTTTCTATCCCAGCCATTGACTTTTTGCTGACATCAGCTAAACTATCAACCCAAGACAATATAAGTGACTACAAACAGTCAATTGTTGTGGTGGAAACAGGTGAGAGCAAAGGAACAGGTTTTGCCATTTCTGCTGATGGAACCATACTGACAAATCATCATGTTATTGAAGGCGAAGAGTCTGTTACGGTAACATTTCCGGACGATGGCTTTTTTAAAGCAGAAGTTGTAGCTGATTACCCAGATGTTGATTTAGCAGTTTTACAAACAGATGGAAAAGATTTGCCGCATCTAGACCTTGCTCAAGAGACAACCTTTAAGCCGAATGAATCCATCTATTTTATTGGGAATCCGCTTCGCTTTCATGGCATCGCCAACAAGGGTACAATTATTGGTTATACGCAACTAGATGATTGGGATGAGCAAGTAGTGATGATGAAGGCACCGGTTTATCGCGGGAACAGTGGCAGTCCAGTTATAAATGAACAGGGCAACGTAATCGGAGTTGTGTTTGCTACGCTTGACGACAAAACACACGGAAAAGTCGGATTATTTATCCCGATTGATTATTTTTATGAAGCCGACGAATGA
- a CDS encoding ABC transporter ATP-binding protein: MKQSTEKRLVNYALQFKKGILIGLVCLVVATALELAGPLIAKTVIDDHILGVEGNWQEVESDNDKYTVSYGDHFYKRADRTTEKDQTEGMATVLQVGHDYYFVTEEVPLSGKRSVSGDTISIEQANETLSFTGKKLSLSEIYPFFKPEQGPIIFLLGLYMVLLVIAGFFQFFQTFLLQKASNQIVKKMRNDIFAHTQRIPIDYYVDQPAGKIVARITNDTEAIRDLYERVLSIVVTSIIYMAGIFIALFILDVKLAAISLLLIPLIIGWMKVYKHFGTKYNKVIRSTVSEINGNINEAIQGMPIIQAFRREKKTKEEFEVLNERNFKYHRKLVKLSALTSYNLVTVFRNLAFVGFIWYFGSASLEPGSIISIGVLYAFVDYLNRLFEPIEDIINQLPLIEQARVAGGRVFELIDHDGEEVKNNKIKKYRGNIRFDHVSFAYNDVDYVIHDMSFQVDAGQTAAFVGHTGSGKSSIMNLLFRFYDPQKGEITIDGQKTSEWSRQQVRSYMGIVLQDPFLFSGTIISNVTMNDPNITREMAIDALRAVGADRFIEKLPGKYDEKVTEGGTTFSLGERQLLSFARALAFDPAILILDEATANIDTETENIIQQALEVLKKGRTTLVIAHRLSTIQQADAIFVLEHGKIVEEGNHDELIRQNGLYHQMYQMQQGKAREAV; encoded by the coding sequence ATGAAGCAATCGACAGAAAAACGATTAGTAAATTATGCATTACAGTTTAAGAAGGGCATTTTGATTGGTTTGGTTTGTCTGGTCGTTGCTACTGCACTTGAATTAGCGGGTCCTTTAATTGCAAAAACCGTTATTGACGACCACATTCTTGGGGTAGAAGGCAATTGGCAGGAAGTTGAGTCGGATAATGATAAATATACCGTTTCCTATGGGGATCATTTTTACAAACGGGCAGATCGCACGACGGAAAAAGATCAAACAGAAGGTATGGCAACCGTTTTGCAAGTTGGGCATGATTATTATTTTGTCACGGAAGAAGTTCCGCTATCTGGTAAGCGAAGTGTCAGTGGAGACACCATCTCGATTGAGCAGGCGAACGAGACATTATCGTTTACAGGAAAAAAGCTTTCGTTATCAGAAATATATCCATTTTTCAAGCCTGAACAAGGACCGATTATTTTCTTGCTTGGGTTGTATATGGTGCTACTCGTTATCGCAGGTTTTTTTCAATTTTTTCAGACCTTTTTATTACAAAAGGCGTCCAACCAAATTGTGAAAAAAATGCGCAACGATATTTTTGCACACACGCAACGAATTCCGATTGATTACTATGTTGATCAACCAGCAGGAAAAATCGTGGCTCGTATTACGAATGATACAGAAGCAATCCGTGACTTGTATGAACGGGTGTTATCGATTGTTGTAACGAGTATTATTTACATGGCGGGTATTTTTATTGCCCTGTTTATTTTAGATGTGAAACTAGCAGCTATTAGTTTGCTGCTTATCCCACTGATTATTGGCTGGATGAAGGTATATAAGCATTTTGGAACGAAATATAATAAAGTAATCCGTTCTACAGTGAGTGAAATAAACGGCAATATTAATGAAGCAATTCAAGGCATGCCGATTATTCAAGCCTTTCGTCGCGAGAAAAAAACAAAGGAAGAATTCGAGGTGTTAAACGAACGTAATTTCAAGTACCATCGTAAACTTGTTAAACTAAGTGCGCTTACATCGTATAACCTTGTAACCGTATTTCGTAATTTAGCGTTTGTTGGATTCATTTGGTACTTCGGATCAGCTTCATTAGAACCAGGTAGCATCATCTCGATTGGTGTTTTATATGCGTTTGTCGATTATTTAAACCGTCTATTTGAACCAATTGAGGATATTATCAACCAGCTACCATTGATTGAACAGGCGCGAGTAGCTGGGGGGCGTGTCTTTGAGTTAATCGATCATGATGGTGAAGAGGTAAAGAATAATAAAATTAAGAAATATCGCGGCAACATTCGTTTTGATCACGTCTCATTTGCTTATAATGATGTGGATTATGTCATTCATGATATGTCCTTTCAGGTTGATGCAGGTCAAACAGCGGCCTTTGTAGGTCATACGGGATCAGGAAAAAGCTCGATTATGAATTTATTATTTCGCTTCTATGATCCTCAAAAAGGGGAAATTACCATAGATGGTCAGAAAACAAGCGAATGGTCACGCCAGCAGGTTAGAAGCTATATGGGAATTGTACTGCAGGATCCGTTCTTATTTTCCGGTACAATCATTTCAAATGTAACGATGAATGATCCGAATATTACCCGGGAAATGGCGATTGATGCGTTACGTGCTGTAGGTGCGGATCGATTTATTGAAAAGCTACCTGGAAAATATGATGAAAAGGTGACAGAGGGTGGTACGACATTTTCATTAGGTGAAAGACAGTTGCTTTCGTTTGCACGGGCATTGGCATTTGATCCAGCTATTTTAATTCTCGATGAAGCAACAGCGAATATCGATACGGAAACAGAGAACATCATTCAACAAGCGCTGGAGGTATTAAAAAAAGGTCGTACAACACTCGTTATTGCCCACCGTTTGTCAACAATCCAGCAAGCGGATGCGATTTTCGTGCTGGAACATGGTAAAATAGTAGAAGAGGGAAATCATGATGAACTAATCAGACAGAACGGCTTATACCATCAAATGTATCAAATGCAGCAGGGGAAAGCACGAGAGGCTGTGTAA